A window of Holophagales bacterium contains these coding sequences:
- a CDS encoding class I SAM-dependent methyltransferase: MLSTVKHWGARARSIARALSDRSRLSLEVARLRNENRRLNERLGLAVPPVRSDPSIAYAYLIDQFWCDRYGMYFRGWLHCHERRLLRLEIEVGEARVVVDTFHDRPDLLRFYPDHPHVVHTGFEAWVPSRPGTPVSWVLVTDQGVRRIVPDLPEPQPEPWEPTDTGPLLPDFIAEMQARRGRVLEIGSRLVSPDAQVFRERFHRYVGTDIFPARNVDVVADAHYLSGAFGSETFDGVFSLNVLEHLSAPWLVAREINRVLKPGGLTFHNAPHTWPIHEMPNDFWRFSDEGLRLLFGPASGFEVLDAKGYGRVYVHPDCRKGAYLGMPTIASVGGACVLSRKVRTVGRDEIAWPSEAAESNRRALSYPAPA; encoded by the coding sequence GAACGAGAACCGCCGCCTGAACGAACGCCTCGGGCTCGCCGTACCGCCCGTCAGGAGCGATCCTTCGATCGCCTACGCCTACCTGATCGACCAGTTCTGGTGCGACCGCTACGGCATGTATTTCCGGGGATGGCTCCACTGCCACGAGCGGCGCCTCTTGCGGCTCGAGATCGAGGTCGGCGAAGCGCGTGTCGTCGTCGACACCTTCCACGACCGGCCCGACCTTCTCCGCTTCTACCCCGACCATCCGCACGTCGTGCACACCGGATTCGAGGCGTGGGTCCCATCCCGGCCGGGAACTCCCGTCTCCTGGGTCCTCGTGACCGACCAGGGGGTACGGCGCATCGTGCCCGACCTCCCCGAGCCCCAGCCGGAGCCGTGGGAGCCGACCGACACGGGCCCGCTCCTTCCGGACTTCATCGCCGAGATGCAGGCGCGTCGCGGCCGCGTGCTCGAGATCGGAAGCCGGCTCGTCTCGCCCGACGCCCAGGTGTTCCGGGAGCGCTTCCACCGGTACGTCGGCACGGACATCTTTCCGGCACGAAACGTCGACGTCGTCGCCGACGCGCATTACCTCTCCGGCGCTTTCGGCTCGGAGACCTTCGACGGCGTCTTCTCCCTCAACGTCCTCGAGCACCTCTCGGCCCCCTGGCTCGTCGCGCGCGAGATCAACCGGGTGCTGAAGCCCGGAGGGCTCACGTTCCACAACGCCCCGCACACCTGGCCGATCCACGAGATGCCCAACGACTTCTGGCGGTTCTCGGACGAGGGGCTGCGCCTCCTGTTCGGGCCGGCAAGCGGCTTCGAGGTCCTTGACGCAAAGGGCTACGGGCGGGTCTACGTCCACCCGGACTGCCGCAAGGGTGCCTACCTCGGCATGCCGACCATCGCGAGCGTCGGTGGGGCCTGTGTCCTCTCGCGAAAAGTGCGCACCGTCGGCCGCGATGAGATCGCCTGGCCGAGCGAAGCGGCCGAGTCGAACCGGCGCGCGCTCTCGTACCCGGCGCCGGCGTGA
- a CDS encoding sigma 54-dependent Fis family transcriptional regulator: MRCLVIHGEDEVLRFPVPEAEARLGSDPSNDLVVQVAGVSRFHARLVPDSLAPRLFDLDSKNGLVVNGKRYREVALFPGLIVHAGAARLSLEDGATSDFEIAVEFARQPDHPLRPSEASAPVTDTITSSPTGRDALGLLRDLNGFGKEGRPKPGTDELLERLRRVLGAETVALLRESPSGREVVLASGEAPDSRALSALPAPSGAKGSLCFLDIGDTTGAFQPSCSPDALAALVLLPAGAAFAPWQREFLGFSLDHLTDTRNALAREVAISVPRHRQLVLPEGMVRGDSIAMRGLLSQIAKTVHSRIDVLIHGETGTGKELIAQLIHASGPTAGGPFVAINCAAIPAELLESELFGVRARVATGVDAQLGRILDANGGTLLLDEIGEMPLSLQPKLLRFLQEREVHSIGASKPEKVNVRVISISNRDLLEDSRAGRFRSDLFYRLRGLQFHVPPLRDRKEDIAGLVAALAARAAEEEGKQIRGISRKALDLLEAYDWPGNVRELQAEVHRAVLFCPAGALLGAEHFKTVDWAVRQGRSGSAAERETLRPGQHLGGGGLELRDRVVKLEKEMIAAALAETAGNQTRAAKILGITRNGLALKLARLFPSGRPL; encoded by the coding sequence ATGCGCTGCCTGGTCATCCATGGCGAGGACGAGGTGCTCCGGTTCCCGGTGCCCGAGGCGGAGGCTCGCCTCGGGTCGGACCCCTCGAACGACCTCGTCGTACAGGTCGCGGGTGTCTCGCGCTTCCATGCCCGCCTCGTGCCCGATTCTCTCGCGCCCCGCCTGTTCGATCTCGACTCGAAGAACGGGCTTGTCGTCAATGGGAAGCGGTACCGGGAGGTCGCCCTTTTCCCGGGGCTCATCGTCCACGCGGGCGCCGCCCGTCTCTCGCTCGAGGACGGAGCAACGTCCGACTTCGAGATCGCCGTCGAGTTCGCGCGGCAGCCCGACCACCCCCTCCGGCCTTCCGAAGCCTCCGCCCCTGTCACCGACACGATCACGTCGAGTCCGACCGGTCGGGACGCGCTCGGTCTCCTGCGCGACCTGAACGGATTCGGCAAGGAGGGACGCCCGAAGCCCGGCACGGACGAGTTGCTGGAACGGCTGAGGAGGGTCCTCGGTGCGGAGACCGTCGCCCTGCTTCGGGAGAGTCCCTCGGGACGCGAGGTCGTCCTTGCGAGCGGCGAAGCTCCCGACAGCCGAGCTCTCTCTGCACTCCCGGCACCTTCCGGGGCGAAGGGAAGTCTCTGCTTTCTGGACATCGGCGACACGACCGGCGCCTTCCAACCGTCGTGCTCACCCGACGCCCTCGCCGCGCTCGTCCTGCTGCCGGCCGGCGCCGCCTTCGCTCCCTGGCAGAGGGAGTTCCTCGGGTTCAGCCTCGATCACCTCACCGACACGCGGAACGCCCTGGCGCGTGAGGTCGCGATCTCGGTGCCAAGGCACCGGCAGCTCGTCCTTCCCGAGGGGATGGTCCGGGGCGATTCGATCGCGATGCGCGGGCTTCTCTCACAGATCGCGAAGACGGTCCACTCCCGCATCGACGTCCTCATCCACGGCGAGACGGGAACGGGCAAGGAGCTGATCGCACAGCTGATCCACGCGTCCGGACCGACCGCAGGAGGCCCGTTCGTGGCGATCAACTGCGCCGCCATCCCGGCGGAGCTCCTCGAATCGGAGCTCTTCGGGGTCCGTGCGCGCGTCGCGACGGGAGTTGACGCGCAGCTCGGGCGAATCCTGGACGCGAACGGCGGCACGCTCCTCCTCGACGAGATCGGCGAGATGCCGCTCTCGCTTCAGCCGAAGCTCCTCCGTTTCCTGCAGGAGCGCGAGGTCCACTCGATCGGTGCCTCGAAACCGGAGAAGGTCAACGTGCGGGTCATCTCGATCTCGAACCGAGATCTCCTCGAGGATTCCAGGGCCGGGCGCTTCCGCTCGGACCTCTTCTACCGCCTGCGTGGTCTCCAGTTCCACGTCCCCCCCCTCCGCGACCGGAAGGAGGACATAGCAGGTCTCGTCGCGGCCCTCGCTGCCCGCGCTGCAGAGGAGGAGGGGAAGCAGATTCGCGGCATCAGCCGCAAGGCGCTGGACCTCCTCGAGGCGTACGACTGGCCGGGGAACGTCCGGGAGCTGCAGGCCGAAGTGCATCGCGCCGTTCTCTTTTGTCCGGCAGGTGCCCTATTGGGCGCAGAACACTTCAAGACCGTTGACTGGGCGGTTAGGCAAGGTCGGTCGGGCTCAGCGGCCGAACGGGAGACTCTTCGCCCTGGGCAGCACTTGGGCGGGGGCGGTCTCGAACTCCGAGATCGAGTCGTCAAGTTGGAGAAGGAGATGATTGCGGCAGCGCTGGCAGAAACCGCGGGCAACCAGACACGAGCCGCGAAGATACTCGGTATCACGAGGAATGGGCTTGCACTGAAGCTCGCACGGCTCTTTCCAAGCGGACGTCCTTTGTAG